The following proteins are encoded in a genomic region of Drosophila miranda strain MSH22 chromosome 4, D.miranda_PacBio2.1, whole genome shotgun sequence:
- the LOC108163761 gene encoding selenoprotein BthD has translation MSDKMPLDPSQPVLYIDHCRYRENFRRDALQLHVSLAEALRALHPRVKLQLRINEHGPPEEEGAFEVAIAATPAESPSDRQHIWTGLRRVPFAAKVPHVDDIITPVCNALQLVRDDDHTDGESHRRKMANLRRSRRPR, from the coding sequence ATGAGCGACAAGATGCCACTGGACCCCAGTCAGCCGGTGCTGTACATTGATCATTGTCGGTACCGCGAGAATTTCCGCCGAGACGCCCTCCAGCTGCACGTCTCGCTGGCGGAGGCCTTGCGGGCCCTCCATCCGCGCGTCAAGCTGCAGCTGCGGATCAACGAGCACGGTCCGCCGGAGGAGGAGGGCGCCTTCGAGGTGGCGATTGCCGCCACGCCCGCCGAGTCCCCCTCGGACAGGCAGCACATCTGGACGGGTCTGCGGCGGGTGCCGTTCGCCGCAAAGGTGCCGCATGTGGACGACATAATCACTCCCGTCTGCAATGCCCTACAACTGGTGCGGGACGACGACCACACGGACGGGGAGTCGCACCGAAGGAAGATGGCGAATCTGAGACGCAGTCGCAGGCCCCGATGA